The following are encoded in a window of Amaranthus tricolor cultivar Red isolate AtriRed21 chromosome 2, ASM2621246v1, whole genome shotgun sequence genomic DNA:
- the LOC130805650 gene encoding uncharacterized protein LOC130805650, whose protein sequence is MLKRAFPRLFTISLQKNFFISQMRDWHEGSWVWYLIWSRTLYEREHSDVSRLKQCIEQIKPNRDMEDAVIWKSSGSLYYPAKSIGVKIIESHAPTLPKHIINLVWQKLITPRAQMSVWLASLEKLKTGDFHVEKGIIDSQMASCPFCNLETESNSHILFTCRFSWSVMKMLEWWSLSSVLHNRCTNFSIEWFGLLKSRKGRNLWGLIFGCVIWSLWYERNKIGF, encoded by the coding sequence ATGCTTAAAAGGGCCTTTCCAAGATTGTTTACTATATCGCTACAAAAGAATTTCTTCATTAGTCAAATGAGGGATTGGCACGAGGGATCATGGGTTTGGTATCTCATATGGAGCAGAACCCTATACGAAAGGGAACATAGCGACGTATCAAGACTCAAACAATGCATTGAACAGATAAAGCCGAACAGGGATATGGAAGACGCTGTGATTTGGAAATCCTCGGGATCTCTATACTATCCTGCAAAGAGCATAGGTGTGAAAATAATTGAATCTCATGCTCCCACTCTACCCAAACATATAATTAACCTTGTATGGCAGAAATTAATCACTCCAAGAGCACAAATGTCTGTATGGTTAGCAAGTCTGGAAAAACTTAAAACTGGTGATTTTCATGTGGAAAAGGGGATCATTGACTCTCAGATGGCCTCATGCCCCTTCTGTAACCTGGAAACAGAATCAAACTCCCACATCCTATTTACATGCAGATTCTCCTGGAGCGTGATGAAAATGTTGGAATGGTGGAGCTTATCTAGTGTCCTTCACAACCGATGTACAAACTTCAGCATTGAGTGGTTTGGCTTGTTAAAGAGCCGAAAAGGTCGAAATCTTTGGGGTCTTATCTTTGGCTGCGTCATATGGTCCCTGTGGTATGAAAGGAACAAAATAGGATTCTGA
- the LOC130805954 gene encoding uncharacterized protein LOC130805954, whose protein sequence is MSSIIQTIQQRTTNQSLPVSSPSEDQTTLRRRLSSLSLKLHPSISASPATSWAIHRSKSLSSMGENAGSSIKKWWDLGWSWILSRKPVFVQDLEMNEEEKHFIGLQNRGSLRHLFFKFKSEVKKLLRYDDMSLPQTFKYNNNNNNNNNNQSFHGGMRRASTIG, encoded by the coding sequence ATGAGCTCAATCATTCAAACAATTCAACAAAGAACAACAAATCAATCTCTCCCAGTTTCATCACCATCTGAAGATCAAACAACTCTAAGAAGAAGACTTTCTTCACTTTCTCTTAAACTTCATCCTTCAATCTCTGCTTCCCCTGCAACTTCATGGGCTATTCACAGATCCAAATCTCTGTCTTCCATGGGAGAAAATGCTGGAAGTTCTATCAAGAAATGGTGGGATTTGGGTTGGTCTTGGATTCTTTCAAGGAAGCCTGTTTTTGTTCAAGATCTGGAAATGAATGAAGAGGAAAAACATTTTATTGGGTTGCAAAACAGGGGAAGTTTAAGGCATTTGTTCTTTAAGTTTAAATCTGAGGTTAAGAAGTTATTAAGATATGATGATATGTCTCTTCCTCAAACTTttaagtataataataataataataataataataataatcaatctTTTCATGGTGGGATGAGAAGAGCATCTACTATTggttaa
- the LOC130805679 gene encoding calcium-dependent protein kinase 26-like, with protein sequence MGNTCRGTFGAKFHQGEGRPEDHSVVNSNSNTTNKRNDSDFSDYSPNTLRNQQLVGQEFGEDNPKKDYNSVVVVSMINDNNNMKKQSDNQAYYVLGHKTANIRDLYVLGRKLGQGQFGTTFLCTEISTGNEYACKSISKRKLISKEDVEDVRREIQIMHHLAGHKNIVTIKGAYEDTVYVHIVMELCSGGELFDRIIQRGHYTERKAAELTKIIVGVVEACHSLGVMHRDLKPENFLLVNKDDDFSLKAIDFGLSVFFKPGQVFTDVVGSPYYVAPEVLLKHYGFEADVWTAGVILYILLSGVPPFWAETQQGIFDAVLKGHIDFDSDPWPVISDSAKDLIRKMLCSDPKERLTAHQVLCHPWICKSGVAPDRALDPAVLSRLKHFSAMNKLKKMALRVIAESLSEEEIAGLKEMFMSMDTDNSGAITFEELKAGLKRYGSNLKDIEIRNLMDAADIDNSGTIDYGEFIAATIHLNKLEREEHLIAAFQYFDKDGSGSITIDEIQQACQEHGLNDLYLEDVIKEVDQNNDGTIDYSEFVAMMRKGDGGVGRRTMRMSMRDGPSQ encoded by the exons ATGGGCAATACATGCCGGGGAACTTTTGGTGCAAAATTTCATCAGGGCGAAGGTCGGCCCGAGGACCATTCTGTTGTAAATTCCAATTCCAATACcactaataaaagaaacgatTCTGATTTCTCAGATTATTCTCCAAATACTTTGAGAAATCAACAATTGGTTGGTCAGGAGTTTGGTGAAGATAATCCTAAGAAAGATTATAATTCTGTGGTAGTtgtatcaatgattaatgataataataacatgaAGAAACAAAGTGATAACCAAGCTTATTATGTTTTGGGTCATAAAACTGCTAACATTCGTGATCTTTACGTGCTGGGTCGTAAATTGGGGCAAGGGCAATTTGGTACTACTTTTCTTTGCACTGAGATCTCCACCGGAAATGAGTATGCTTGTAAATCGATATCAAAAAGGAAATTGATATCTAAGGAGGATGTGGAGGATGTTAGGAGAGAGATTCAGATAATGCACCATTTGGCTGGTCACAAGAACATTGTGACCATTAAGGGCGCTTATGAAGATACTGTATACGTGCACATTGTTATGGAACTTTGTTCGGGAGGAGAGTTGTTTGACCGCATTATTCAGAGGGGGCATTATACTGAGAGAAAGGCAGCTGAATTGACAAAGATCATTGTTGGGGTCGTTGAAGCATGCCATTCCCTTGGGGTGATGCATAGGGATCTTAAGCCTGAGAATTTCTTGTTGGTTAACAAGGATGATGATTTCTCCCTTAAAGCTATCGACTTTGGGCTCTCAGTTTTCTTCAAACCAG GTCAGGTCTTTACAGATGTGGTTGGAAGCCCTTACTATGTTGCGCCTGAGGTTCTTCTAAAGCATTATGGTTTTGAGGCTGATGTATGGACTGCTGGAGTTATTTTGTACATATTGCTCAGTGGTGTACCACCATTTTGGGCTG AAACACAGCAGGGAATATTTGATGCAGTTTTGAAGGGTCATATTGATTTTGACTCAGATCCGTGGCCCGTCATATCTGACAGCGCAAAGGATCTGATCAGAAAGATGTTGTGTTCAGACCCTAAAGAACGTTTAACAGCTCATCAAGTCTTAT GTCATCCTTGGATTTGCAAAAGTGGGGTTGCACCGGATAGAGCATTGGACCCAGCTGTACTTTCTCGTCTCAAACATTTCTCTGCAATGAACAAGCTGAAGAAAATGGCTTTGAGG GTGATAGCTGAAAGCTTGTCAGAAGAAGAAATTGCTGGATTGAAAGAAATGTTTATGTCAATGGACACTGATAATAGTGGTGCAATTACATTTGAGGAGCTGAAAGCTGGTTTAAAAAGATATGGCTCCAACCTAAAAGATATAGAAATACGCAATCTGATGGATGCG GCTGATATCGACAACAGCGGTACAATTGATTATGGTGAGTTCATAGCTGCTACTATCCATCTGAACAAGCTTGAACGCGAGGAACATCTCATTGCAGCCTTTCAGTACTTTGACAAGGATGGAAGTGGATCAATTACCATTGATGAAATACAGCAAGCCTGTCAAGAACATGGTCTTAATGATCTTTACCTTGAAGATGTCATCAAGGAAGTTGATCAAAATAAT GATGGCACAATTGATTATAGCGAATTTGTCGCAATGATGAGGAAAGGTGACGGTGGGGTAGGGAGGAGGACAATGCGTATGAGCATGAGAGATGGACCTTCTCAATAG